One window from the genome of Myxococcales bacterium encodes:
- the kdpA gene encoding potassium-transporting ATPase subunit KdpA, whose protein sequence is MTGLSLVQILLLFIALIALGLPLGAYMARVYAGEATTAQRVLGPLERLLYRAAGVDPAQEMSWKRYAAALLLFNALGMLVVFLVARLQQYLPLNPANLPAATPQVALNTAVSFATNTNWQAYGGETTLSYFTQMVALTVQNFVSAATGMAVLVALIRGFTRRNAETVGHFWVDLTRSTLYILLPLSAVFALFLVSQGVVQTFDASATAQLVEATTNGDGAAVTEQTLALGPAASQIAIKMLGTNGGGFFNANSAHPFENPTPFANFLQLISILLIPAALCFTFGRLIKDKRQGWALFAVMAIILLPLMLAATSAEQAGNPVLSQLGVDQVASSLQPGGNMEGKELRFGVVGSTMWATATTAASNGSVNAMHDSFTPLGGMIPMWLIQLGEIVFGGVGSGLYGMLVYAVIAVFIAGLMIGRTPEYLGKKIEAYEMKMAALVLLLPAAAILVGTALAASTTAGTSTLGNPGAHGFSEILYAFSSGAGNNGSAFGGITVSGTFYATAIAVCMAIGRYWVIIPILAMAGSIARKKSIPTSAGTLPTHTPLFVALVIGVIILVGALTFVPALALGPIVEHLQLGSMAPALAP, encoded by the coding sequence ATGACCGGACTCTCGCTGGTTCAGATTTTATTGTTGTTCATCGCCTTGATCGCGCTCGGGCTGCCGCTCGGCGCCTATATGGCGCGCGTGTACGCCGGGGAAGCCACCACGGCTCAGCGTGTGCTTGGCCCGCTGGAGCGGCTGCTCTATCGCGCGGCCGGCGTCGATCCCGCCCAAGAGATGTCGTGGAAGCGTTACGCCGCCGCGCTGCTGCTGTTTAACGCGCTCGGCATGCTGGTGGTGTTCTTGGTCGCGCGACTGCAACAATACCTGCCGCTCAATCCCGCGAATTTGCCCGCCGCGACGCCACAGGTCGCGCTCAACACCGCGGTGAGCTTTGCGACCAATACCAATTGGCAGGCGTACGGCGGCGAAACCACGCTGAGTTACTTCACGCAAATGGTTGCGCTCACCGTGCAAAACTTTGTCTCCGCCGCCACCGGCATGGCGGTGCTGGTGGCACTCATTCGCGGTTTTACGCGGCGCAACGCCGAGACCGTTGGCCACTTTTGGGTCGACCTAACCCGCAGCACGCTCTATATCTTGCTGCCACTCTCCGCCGTCTTCGCGCTCTTTCTAGTCTCGCAAGGCGTGGTGCAAACCTTTGATGCCAGCGCCACCGCGCAACTGGTTGAGGCCACAACCAATGGCGACGGCGCCGCCGTCACCGAGCAAACCTTGGCGCTCGGACCCGCCGCCTCGCAGATCGCCATCAAGATGCTCGGCACCAATGGCGGCGGTTTTTTCAATGCCAACTCGGCGCATCCGTTTGAAAATCCGACCCCGTTTGCAAATTTTCTCCAGCTCATCTCGATCTTGCTCATCCCCGCGGCGCTGTGCTTTACGTTTGGACGCCTGATTAAGGATAAGCGGCAGGGCTGGGCGCTGTTCGCGGTCATGGCCATCATCTTGCTGCCGCTCATGCTCGCCGCGACGTCGGCCGAACAAGCCGGCAATCCCGTCTTGTCGCAGCTCGGCGTCGATCAGGTCGCCTCGTCGCTGCAGCCCGGAGGCAACATGGAGGGCAAGGAGCTGCGCTTTGGCGTCGTCGGCAGCACCATGTGGGCCACCGCCACCACCGCCGCCTCCAATGGCTCAGTCAACGCCATGCACGATAGCTTTACGCCGCTGGGCGGCATGATCCCAATGTGGCTCATCCAACTCGGCGAGATCGTGTTTGGCGGCGTCGGCTCGGGCCTCTACGGCATGCTCGTCTACGCCGTCATCGCCGTCTTCATCGCCGGGCTGATGATCGGCCGCACGCCAGAGTATCTCGGCAAGAAGATCGAGGCCTATGAAATGAAGATGGCGGCCTTGGTGCTCTTGCTGCCCGCGGCGGCCATTTTGGTCGGCACGGCGCTGGCCGCCTCGACCACCGCCGGTACGTCGACGCTCGGCAACCCGGGGGCGCACGGGTTTAGCGAAATCCTCTATGCGTTTTCGTCTGGCGCCGGCAATAACGGCTCGGCCTTTGGCGGCATCACGGTGAGCGGCACATTTTATGCGACGGCAATTGCCGTTTGCATGGCGATTGGCCGCTATTGGGTGATCATTCCGATCTTGGCGATGGCCGGCTCGATCGCCAGAAAAAAATCGATTCCCACTAGCGCCGGCACGCTGCCTACCCATACGCCGCTGTTTGTCGCGCTCGTCATCGGCGTCATCATCTTGGTCGGCGCGCTTACCTTTGTGCCGGCGCTCGCGCTTGGCCCTATCGTTGAACATCTGCAGCTCGGGAGCATGGCGCCAGCGCTTGCGCCCTAG
- a CDS encoding potassium-transporting ATPase subunit F produces the protein MSLITAIAGVLAALLLIYLLIALLFGEKL, from the coding sequence ATGTCGCTAATTACCGCCATCGCAGGCGTGCTCGCGGCGCTGCTGCTGATTTACCTGCTCATCGCCCTGCTCTTTGGAGAGAAACTCTAA